A single genomic interval of Symphalangus syndactylus isolate Jambi chromosome 18, NHGRI_mSymSyn1-v2.1_pri, whole genome shotgun sequence harbors:
- the RPS19BP1 gene encoding active regulator of SIRT1 isoform X1, whose amino-acid sequence MSAALLRRGLELLAASEAPRDPPGQAKPRGAPVKRPRKTKAIQAQKLRNSAKGKVPKSALDEYRKRECRDHLRVNLKFLTRTRGTVAESVSQQILRQNRGRKACDRPVAKTKKKKAESTVFTEEDFQKFQQEYFGS is encoded by the exons ATGTCTGCCGCCCTGCTGCGGCGGGGCCTGGAGCTGCTGGCTGCGTCCGAGG CCCCCCGGGACCCTCCAGGTCAGGCCAAGCCGAGAGGGGCTCCGGTGAAACGGCCCCGGAAGACGAAGGCAATTCAGGCCCAGAAACTGCGGAACTCGGCCAAGGGAAAGGTGCCCAAGTCGGCACTGG ACGAGTACCGGAAGCGAGAGTGTCGAGACCACCTCAGAGTAAACCTGAAGTTTCTGACCAGGACGAGAGGCACCGTGGCTGAGTCTGTGAGCCAGCAG ATTTTGCGCCAGAACCGGGGCCGCAAGGCCTGTGACCGGCCTGTGGCTAAGACCAAGAAGAAGAAGGCCGAGAGCACCGTGTTCACCGAGGAAGACTTCCAGAAGTTCCAGCAGGAATACTTCGGCAGCTAG
- the RPS19BP1 gene encoding active regulator of SIRT1 isoform X2 — translation MSAALLRRGLELLAASEAPRDPPGQAKPRGAPVKRPRKTKAIQAQKLRNSAKGKVPKSALDEYRKRECRDHLRVNLKFLTRTRGTVAESVSQQEPAMPRGQQMAMQDQPG, via the exons ATGTCTGCCGCCCTGCTGCGGCGGGGCCTGGAGCTGCTGGCTGCGTCCGAGG CCCCCCGGGACCCTCCAGGTCAGGCCAAGCCGAGAGGGGCTCCGGTGAAACGGCCCCGGAAGACGAAGGCAATTCAGGCCCAGAAACTGCGGAACTCGGCCAAGGGAAAGGTGCCCAAGTCGGCACTGG ACGAGTACCGGAAGCGAGAGTGTCGAGACCACCTCAGAGTAAACCTGAAGTTTCTGACCAGGACGAGAGGCACCGTGGCTGAGTCTGTGAGCCAGCAG GAACCGGCCATGCCGCGCGGCCAGCAGATGGCGATGCAGGACCAGCCTGGTTAG
- the ATF4 gene encoding cyclic AMP-dependent transcription factor ATF-4: protein MTEMSFLSSEVLVGDLMSPFDQSGLGAEESLGLLDDYLEVAKHFRPHGFSSDKAKAGSSEWLAVDGLVSPSNNSKEDAFSGTDWMLEKMDLKEFDFDALLGIDDLETMPDDLLTTLDDTCDLFAPLVQETNKEPPQTVNPIGHLPESLIKPDQVAPFTLLQPLPLSPGVLSSTPDHSFSLELGSEVDITEGDRKPDSTAYVVMIPQCIKEEDTPSDNDSGICMSPESYLGSPQHSPSTRGSPNRSLPSPGVLCGSARPKPYDPPGEKMVAAKVKGEKLDKKLKKMEQNKTAATRYRQKKRAEQEALTGECKELEKKNEALKERADSLAKEIQYLKDLIEDVRKARGKKRVP, encoded by the exons ATGACCGAAATGAGCTTCCTGAGCAGCGAGGTGTTGGTGGGGGACTTGATGTCCCCCTTCGACCAGTCGGGTTTGGGGGCTGAGGAAAGCCTAGGTCTCTTAGATGACTACCTGGAGGTGGCCAAGCACTTCAGACCTCATGGGTTCTCCAGCGACAAGGCTAAGGCGGGCTCCTCCGAATGGCTGGCTGTGGATGGGTTGGTCAGTCCCTCCAACAACAGCAAGG AGGATGCCTTCTCCGGGACAGATTGGATGTTGGAGAAAATGGATTTGAAGGAGTTCGACTTTGATGCCCTGTTGGGTATAGATGACCTGGAAACCATGCCAGATGACCTTTTGACCACTTTGGATGACACTTGTGATCTCTTTGCCCCCCTAGTCCAGGAGACTAATAAGGAGCCCCCCCAGACGGTGAACCCAATTGGCCATCTCCCAGAAAGTTTAATAAAACCCGACCAGGTTGCCCCCTTCACCCTCTTGCAACCTCTTCCCCTTTCCCCGGGAGTCCTGTCCTCCACTCCAGATCATTCCTTTAGTTTAGAGCTGGGCAGTGAAGTGGATATCACTGAAGGAGATAGGAAGCCAGACTCCACTGCTTACGTTGTCATGATCCCTCAGTGCATAAAAGAGGAAGACACCCCTTCAGATAATGATAGTGGAATATGTATGAGCCCAGAGTCGTATCTGGGGTCTCCTCAGCATAGCCCCTCTACCAGGGGCTCTCCAAATAGGAGTCTCCCATCTCCAGGTGTTCTCTGTGGGTCTGCCCGCCCCAAACCTTACGATCCTCCTGGAGAGAAGATGGTAGCAGCAAAAGTAAAGGGTGAGAAATTGGATAAGAAGCTGAAAAAAATGGAGCAAAACAAGACAGCAGCCACTAGGTACCGCCAGAAGAAGAGGGCGGAGCAGGAGGCTCTCACTGGCGAGTGCAAAGAGCTAGAAAAGAAGAACGAGGCTCTAAAAGAGAGGGCGGATTCCCTGGCTAAGGAGATCCAGTACCTGAAAGATTTGATAgaagatgtccgcaaggcacgggGGAAGAAAAGGGTCCCCTAG
- the MIEF1 gene encoding mitochondrial dynamics protein MIEF1: MAGAGERKGKKDDNGIGTAIDFVLSNARLVLGVGGAAMLGIATLAVKRMYDRAISAPTSPTRLSHSGKRSWEEPNWMGSPRLLNRDMKTGLSRSLQTLPTDSSTFDTDTFCLPRPKPVARKGQVDLKKSRLRMSLQEKLLTYYRNRAAIPAGEQARAKQAAVDICAELRSFLRAKLPDMPLRDMYLSGSLYDDLQVVTADHIQLIVPLVLEQNLWSCIPGEDTIMNVPGFFLVRRENPEYFPRGSSYWDRCVVGGYLSPKTVADTFEKVVAGSINWPAIGSLLDYVIRPAPPPEALTLEVQYERGKHLFIDFLPSVTLGDTVLVAKPHRLAQYDNLWRLSLRPAETARLRALDQADSGCRSLCLKILKAICKSTPALGHLTASQLTNVILHLAQEEADWSPDMLADRFLQALRGLISYLEAGVLPSALNPKDKALKGHSLSHQLRMREVDSRLNVSWKIQSLVGVWWPCFLPRQALLFSDVALEQEQTQQPALHPPVSAIGT; this comes from the exons ATGGCAGGCGCTGGTGAGCGCAAAGGCAAGAAGGATGACAATGGCATTGGCACGGCCATTGACTTTGTGCTCTCCAATGCCCGGCTGGTGCTGGGGGTGGGTGGAGCGGCCATGCTGGGCATCGCCACGCTGGCAGTTAAGCGG ATGTACGATCGGGCGATCAGTGCCCCTACCAGCCCCACCCGCCTGAGCCATTCAGGGAAAAGGAGCTGGGAAGAACCAAACTGGATGGGCTCCCCCCGACTGCTGAACAGGGACATGAAGACGGGGCTGAGCCGGTCTTTGCAGACCCTTCCCACAGACTCCTCTACCTTCGACACAG ATACATTCTGCCTGCCCCGGCCCAAGCCAGTGGCCAGGAAGGGCCAGGTAGACTTGAAGAAGTCACGACTCCGCATGTCCCTGCAGGAGAAACTTCTTACTTACTACCGGAACCGGGCAGCCATCCCTGCTGGAGAGCAGGCTCGGGCCAAGCAAGCTGCTGTGGACATATGTGCCGAGCTCCGGAGCTTCCTGCGGGCCAAGTTGCCTGACATGCCGCTTCGGGACATGTACTTGAGTGGCAGCCTCTATGATGACCTGCAG GTGGTGACAGCTGACCACATCCAACTCATTGTGCCCCTTGTGCTGGAGCAGAACCTGTGGTCATGTATTCCTGGTGAAGACACCATCATGAATGTCCCTGGCTTCTTCCTGGTGCGTCGTGAGAATCCAGAGTACTTTCCTCGTGGGAGCAGTTACTGGGACCGCTGTGTAGTAGGGGGCTACCTCTCTCCAAAGACAGTCGCAGATACATTTGAGAAGGTAGTGGCTGGCTCCATCAATTGGCCAGCCATAGGGTCCCTCTTGGACTATGTGATCCGCCCGGCCCCACCCCCAGAAGCCCTCACACTGGAGGTGCAGTATGAGCGTGGCAAACATCTCTTCATTGACTTCCTGCCATCAGTGACCCTCGGTGACACAGTCTTGGTGGCCAAACCACACCGGCTAGCCCAGTATGATAACCTGTGGCGGCTGAGCCTGCGTCCCGCGGAGACAGCACGCCTGCGGGCTCTGGACCAGGCTGACTCGGGCTGCCGATCTCTGTGCCTCAAGATCCTCAAGGCCATATGCAAGTCCACTCCGGCTCTGGGCCACCTCACTGCCAGCCAGCTAACCAATGTCATCCTCCACTTGGCCCAGGAGGAGGCTGACTGGTCTCCGGATATGCTGGCCGACCGTTTCCTGCAGGCCCTGAGGGGACTTATCAGCTACTTAGAGGCTGGAGTCCTGCCCAGTGCCCTAAACCCCAAG GACAAGGCCTTGAAGGGACACAGCCTTAGCCATCAGTTGAGGATGAGGGAGGTAGACAGTCGACTGAATGTCAGCTGGAAAATCCAGTCACTAGTTGGGGTTTGGTGGCCATGTTTTCTCCCCAGACAGGCCCTGCTTTTCTCGGATGTGGCCTTAGAGCAAGAACAGACCCAACAGCCAGCCCTTCATCCTCCAGTGTCTGCCATAGGAACATGA